One window from the genome of Pseudomonas frederiksbergensis encodes:
- a CDS encoding cobalt-precorrin-5B (C(1))-methyltransferase — translation MRDETAEQPAPLRSGLTTGSCATATSLAAARLLLRGTEADAVEIVLPKGKQVQMRLEFCRLTAQGAEAGTIKDAGDDPDVTHGALLFSQVRLTVEPGVRFVAGRGVGTVTRPGLVLGVGEPAINPVPRQMINDHLGRLAEENGYAGGFEVTVNVEGGEALALKTMNPRLGILGGLSILGTSGIVRPFSCAAYIASIHQGIDVAKTNGYLHIAACTGNASEDTMRRVYNLPEIALIEMGDFVGAVLKHVRKVPVEKLSLCGGFGKISKLAAGHMDLHSRHSSIDLPQLAEWAAAIGADEVLQQGIREANTSQQALAMASAAGIALGDAVCEHALAFARSVVPAQVQVEVFAIDRQGGIVGHAGAFS, via the coding sequence ATGCGTGACGAAACCGCCGAACAACCCGCCCCCCTGCGCAGCGGCCTGACCACCGGCAGCTGCGCCACGGCCACCAGCTTGGCGGCCGCTCGACTGCTGTTGCGCGGCACCGAAGCCGACGCTGTGGAAATCGTCTTGCCCAAGGGTAAGCAGGTGCAGATGCGCCTGGAGTTCTGCCGGTTGACCGCACAAGGCGCCGAGGCAGGGACGATCAAGGACGCCGGCGATGACCCGGACGTGACCCACGGCGCCCTGTTGTTTTCCCAGGTGCGCTTGACCGTCGAACCCGGCGTGCGCTTCGTCGCCGGGCGCGGCGTGGGCACGGTGACGCGGCCGGGATTGGTGCTGGGGGTCGGTGAGCCGGCGATCAACCCGGTGCCACGCCAGATGATCAACGATCACTTGGGCCGATTGGCCGAGGAAAACGGCTACGCCGGTGGTTTCGAAGTCACAGTCAATGTCGAGGGCGGCGAAGCCCTGGCGTTGAAAACCATGAATCCGCGACTGGGTATTCTCGGCGGCCTGTCGATCCTCGGCACCAGCGGCATCGTCCGGCCCTTTTCCTGCGCGGCCTACATTGCCTCGATCCACCAGGGCATCGACGTGGCGAAAACCAACGGCTACCTGCACATCGCCGCCTGCACCGGCAACGCCAGCGAAGACACCATGCGCCGGGTCTACAACCTGCCGGAAATCGCCCTGATCGAAATGGGTGACTTCGTCGGCGCCGTGCTCAAGCATGTGCGCAAGGTGCCGGTAGAAAAACTCAGCCTCTGCGGCGGCTTCGGCAAGATCAGCAAACTCGCCGCCGGCCACATGGACCTGCACAGCCGCCACTCGAGCATCGACCTGCCGCAACTGGCCGAATGGGCCGCCGCGATCGGTGCCGATGAGGTTCTGCAGCAAGGCATCCGGGAGGCCAATACCAGCCAGCAAGCCCTGGCGATGGCCAGTGCCGCCGGCATCGCCCTCGGTGACGCGGTGTGTGAACACGCGCTGGCGTTCGCCCGCAGTGTGGTGCCGGCCCAGGTCCAAGTCGAAGTCTTCGCCATCGACCGCCAGGGCGGGATCGTCGGTCACGCCGGAGCCTTCTCATGA
- the cbiE gene encoding precorrin-6y C5,15-methyltransferase (decarboxylating) subunit CbiE, with protein MTPWLTVVGIGEDGFKGLGRTARHALLRASRILGSARQLELLPLCIRGERELWPSPFSLEPLLARQDEPVCVLASGDPMFYGVGASLARQVPSDRMLIIPAPSSCSLAAARMGWPLQDVVTLSLVARPLAALNVHLSTGVRLLLLSNDRHSPAAVATLLRERGFGPSPITVLEHLGGSAERRIESTAAQWHDETVADLNLIAIECLAEPSTRSLSRLAGLPDSAFEHDGQLTKRDVRAITLARLAPAPGELLWDVGAGSGSIGIEWMRAHPSCRALAIEADEGRQGLIERNRDTLGVPGLQLIRGSAPQALENLERPDAVFIGGGVTREGVLDTCWAQLKPGGRLVANAVTLQSETALMHWRERHGGELTRIHIAQAQPLGEFDTWRQALPITLLDLTKPLDA; from the coding sequence ATGACCCCCTGGCTGACCGTAGTGGGCATCGGTGAAGACGGCTTCAAGGGCCTGGGCCGGACGGCTCGCCATGCCTTGCTGCGGGCGTCACGGATTCTGGGCAGCGCGCGCCAGTTGGAACTGTTGCCACTGTGTATCCGCGGCGAGCGGGAGCTGTGGCCCAGCCCGTTTTCCCTGGAACCGCTGCTGGCTCGGCAGGACGAACCGGTGTGCGTGCTGGCCAGTGGGGATCCGATGTTCTATGGCGTGGGCGCCAGCCTGGCCAGACAGGTGCCAAGTGATCGAATGCTGATCATCCCAGCGCCGTCCTCTTGTTCGCTGGCCGCGGCGCGCATGGGCTGGCCGTTGCAGGACGTGGTCACGCTGTCGCTAGTGGCCCGCCCTCTGGCGGCGCTCAATGTGCATTTATCCACAGGCGTCAGGCTGTTGCTGCTGAGCAACGATCGCCACAGCCCTGCCGCCGTGGCCACGTTGCTGCGTGAACGCGGATTCGGTCCGAGCCCCATAACCGTCCTGGAGCATCTGGGCGGTTCAGCAGAACGACGGATCGAAAGCACTGCGGCGCAATGGCACGATGAGACCGTCGCCGATCTGAACCTGATCGCTATCGAATGCCTTGCCGAACCCTCGACGCGCTCCCTGTCACGCCTGGCCGGCCTACCGGACAGCGCGTTCGAACATGACGGCCAACTGACCAAGCGCGACGTGCGTGCCATCACCCTGGCCCGTCTCGCGCCGGCGCCCGGTGAACTATTGTGGGATGTCGGCGCCGGCAGCGGCTCCATCGGCATCGAATGGATGCGCGCCCACCCCAGTTGCCGAGCGCTGGCCATCGAAGCCGACGAAGGCCGCCAAGGCCTGATCGAACGCAACCGCGACACCCTCGGCGTGCCGGGCCTGCAATTGATCCGCGGCAGCGCCCCGCAGGCGTTGGAAAACCTCGAACGGCCAGACGCGGTGTTCATCGGTGGCGGCGTCACCCGTGAGGGCGTATTGGACACCTGCTGGGCCCAACTCAAACCCGGCGGTCGGCTCGTCGCCAACGCCGTGACCCTGCAAAGCGAAACGGCCCTCATGCACTGGCGCGAACGTCACGGCGGTGAGCTGACCCGCATCCACATCGCCCAGGCCCAGCCCTTGGGCGAATTCGACACTTGGCGCCAGGCGCTGCCGATCACCTTGCTGGACCTGACGAAACCTCTCGATGCGTGA